A window from Deinococcus grandis encodes these proteins:
- a CDS encoding phage antirepressor KilAC domain-containing protein, with translation MTDPLQTFTFGLFDLRLHLRDGQPWFLLGDVCRALNLSNPSMVAQRLQPHQRSKLSLGRQGDALIINESGLYRVVMRSDSPQAEPFQVWVTEDVLPSIRQTGQYAVTPSQEIDPLTFAERYVEAEKARRALLEENAILAPQAQQFQALMSADGTYSMDAAAKILGSGEKRLFQLLRDRQILMDRNRSGPENHNIPYQQYLEREYFRVTTSAAPDGKHISRTTRVTPKGLAWLERQMRSQRLLPAPPPQGTPVGARALPGADR, from the coding sequence ATGACCGACCCCCTGCAGACGTTCACGTTCGGGCTGTTCGACCTGCGCCTTCACCTGCGCGACGGGCAGCCGTGGTTTCTCCTCGGGGACGTGTGCCGCGCCCTGAACCTCAGCAATCCCAGCATGGTCGCGCAGCGGCTCCAGCCCCACCAACGGTCTAAGCTGAGCTTAGGTCGTCAGGGGGACGCGCTGATCATCAACGAGAGCGGCCTGTACCGCGTCGTGATGCGCAGCGACTCCCCGCAGGCCGAACCGTTCCAGGTGTGGGTGACCGAAGACGTCCTCCCCAGCATCCGGCAGACCGGGCAGTACGCTGTCACGCCCAGCCAGGAGATCGACCCGCTGACGTTCGCGGAGCGGTACGTGGAGGCGGAGAAGGCCCGCCGGGCCCTGCTGGAGGAGAACGCCATCCTGGCCCCGCAGGCCCAGCAGTTCCAGGCGCTGATGTCCGCGGACGGCACGTACAGCATGGACGCCGCCGCGAAGATCCTCGGGAGCGGGGAGAAACGCCTGTTCCAGTTGCTGCGTGACCGGCAGATCCTGATGGACCGCAACCGCAGCGGCCCGGAGAACCACAACATCCCGTACCAGCAGTACCTGGAACGCGAGTACTTCAGGGTCACGACGAGCGCCGCGCCGGACGGGAAGCACATCTCCCGCACGACCCGCGTCACCCCGAAGGGCCTGGCGTGGCTGGAGCGGCAGATGCGATCCCAGCGGCTCCTGCCCGCGCCCCCGCCTCAGGGCACGCCAGTCGGAGCCCGTGCCCTGCCGGGAGCTGACCGGTGA